A single window of Nicotiana tomentosiformis chromosome 1, ASM39032v3, whole genome shotgun sequence DNA harbors:
- the LOC138907160 gene encoding uncharacterized protein, protein MSNLSKLEFVTLDISGKNYLLWVLDVEIHLVAKGLGDTITQGEVPWCLLFADDIVRIDETRGGVNERLEVWRHTLESKGFKLNKTKTEYFECKFSGVTQEADGDVRLDTQVIPRRESFKYLGSIIQKNEKIDEDVTHRIRAGWMKWRLASGVLCDKNVSLRLKGKFYKVVVRPTMLYGAECWPVKKSHVQQMKVAEMSMLRWMCGHTRLDRIMSEVIRDKVGVAPVEANMREARLRWFGHVKRRSTDAPVRRCERLALGGERRGRGRPKKSWGEVIRRDMEQLELTEDMTLDRRVWKLKIRVKG, encoded by the exons ATGTCGAATTTGTCAAAGCTTGAGTTTGTGACACTTGACATTTCTGGAAAGAATTACCTATTATGGGTTCTCGATGTTGAGATTCACTTAGTCGCTAAAGGCCTTGGTGACACCATTACTCAGG GGGAGGTGCCTTGGTGCTTGTTATTTGCGGATGACATAGTCCgaattgatgagacgcgaggtgGCGTTAACGAAAGGCTGGAGGTCTGGAGACATACTctagagtctaagggtttcaagttgaacaagaccaagacagaatactttgAGTGCAAGTTCAGCGGTGTTACCCAAGAGGCGGACGGGGATGTGAGACTCGATACGCAAGTTATTCCCAGGAGAGAAAGTTTCAAGTATCTGGGATCCATAATTCAGAAGAATGAGAAAATagatgaggatgtcacacaccgtatcagagcagggtggatgaagtggaggctcgcttccggtgtcttgtgtgataaaAATGTGTCGTTgagacttaagggtaagttctacaaggtagtggttagaccgactatgttgtatggggcagagtgttggccagtcaaaaaGTCTCATGTCCAGCAGATGAAAGTAGCGGAAATGagtatgttgagatggatgtgtggacaTACTAGGTTGGATAGAATTATGagtgaagttattcgggacaaggtgggaGTGGCCCCTGTGGAGGCAAATATGCGTGAGGcaaggttgagatggttcgggcatgttaagaggagaagcaCAGATGCCCCAGTCAGGCGATGTGAGAGGTTGGCATTGGGAGGTGAgaggaggggtagaggtaggccaaagaaatcttggggagaggtgatcaggcgggACATGGAGCAGCTtgagctgaccgaggacatgaccctagatAGAAGGGTGTGGAAGTTGAAGATTAGGGTaaaaggttag